A single region of the Streptomyces sp. NBC_01803 genome encodes:
- the meaB gene encoding methylmalonyl Co-A mutase-associated GTPase MeaB, with amino-acid sequence MTETVAATGAVDVAELVSQAREGRPRAVARLISLVEGASPLLREVMAALAPHTGHAYVVGLTGSPGVGKSTSTSALVSAYRRAGKRVGVLAVDPSSPFSGGALLGDRVRMGEHASDPGVYIRSMATRGHLGGLAWAAPQAVRVLDAAGCDVVLVETVGVGQSEVEIASQADTTVVLLAPGMGDGIQAAKAGILEVGDVFVVNKADRDGADATVRELNHMLGLGEARAPGDWRPAIVKTVAARGEGVDDVVAALEKHRAWLEEHGELATRRTRRAAHEVETIALTALRERIGDLRGDRRLDTLAARITAGELDPYTAADELIAGVRETD; translated from the coding sequence GTGACGGAGACGGTGGCGGCGACGGGTGCGGTCGATGTGGCGGAGCTCGTGTCCCAGGCGAGGGAGGGACGGCCCAGAGCGGTGGCCCGGCTGATCTCCCTGGTGGAAGGGGCCTCGCCGCTGCTGCGCGAGGTGATGGCCGCGCTGGCGCCGCACACCGGCCACGCCTACGTCGTGGGGCTCACCGGGTCACCCGGGGTCGGCAAGTCGACCTCCACGTCGGCGCTGGTCAGCGCGTACCGCCGGGCGGGGAAACGGGTCGGGGTGCTCGCCGTCGACCCCTCTTCGCCGTTCTCCGGCGGCGCGCTGCTCGGCGACCGGGTGCGGATGGGCGAACACGCCTCCGACCCCGGCGTCTACATCCGCTCGATGGCGACTCGCGGCCACCTCGGCGGCCTCGCCTGGGCGGCACCGCAGGCGGTGCGGGTGCTGGACGCGGCCGGCTGCGACGTCGTCCTGGTCGAGACGGTCGGGGTCGGGCAGTCGGAGGTGGAGATCGCCTCCCAGGCGGACACCACCGTGGTGCTGCTCGCGCCCGGCATGGGCGACGGCATCCAGGCGGCCAAGGCCGGAATCCTGGAGGTCGGCGACGTCTTCGTGGTCAACAAGGCCGACCGGGACGGCGCGGACGCGACGGTCCGCGAGCTGAACCACATGCTGGGTCTGGGCGAGGCCCGTGCCCCCGGCGACTGGCGCCCGGCGATCGTGAAAACGGTCGCGGCGCGCGGCGAGGGCGTGGACGACGTGGTGGCGGCGCTGGAGAAGCACCGCGCGTGGCTGGAGGAGCACGGCGAGCTGGCCACCCGCCGCACCCGCCGGGCGGCCCACGAGGTCGAGACGATCGCCCTGACGGCCCTGCGGGAACGCATCGGTGACCTGCGCGGCGACCGCCGCCTGGACACCCTGGCCGCCCGGATCACCGCCGGCGAGCTGGACCCCTACACGGCGGCGGACGAACTGATCG
- a CDS encoding acetyl-CoA C-acetyltransferase — protein sequence MTTANGITSVIVAGARTPMGRLLGSLKTFSGADLGGFAIKAALERAGIAGEQVQYVIMGQVLQAGAGQIPARQAAVKGGIPMNVPALTVNKVCLSGLDAIALADQLIRAGEFDVIVAGGQESMTNAPHLLPKSREGFKYGAIEMLDSMAYDGLTDAFENIAMGASTENYNTRLGLTRAEQDAVAALSHQRAAAAQKNGLYEAEITPVEIPQRKGDPVVFSQDEGIRAETTEESLAKLRPAFSKDGTITAGSSSQISDGAAAVVVMSKAKAEELGLEWLAEIGPHGNVSGPDNSLHSQPANAILRAAERAGLTVGDLDLIEINEAFAAVAVQSMKDLGVGTEKVNVNGGAIALGHPIGMSGARLVLHLALELKRRGGGVGAAGLCGGGGQGDALIVRVPKA from the coding sequence CCAACGGCATCACCTCCGTGATCGTCGCGGGTGCCAGGACACCGATGGGCCGGCTGCTCGGCTCGCTCAAGACCTTCTCCGGCGCCGACCTGGGTGGCTTCGCCATCAAGGCCGCGCTGGAGCGGGCCGGGATCGCGGGCGAGCAGGTGCAGTACGTGATCATGGGGCAGGTGCTGCAGGCCGGGGCAGGGCAGATCCCGGCGCGGCAGGCGGCCGTCAAGGGCGGCATCCCGATGAACGTGCCGGCGCTGACCGTGAACAAGGTGTGTCTCTCCGGGCTCGACGCCATCGCGCTGGCGGACCAGCTCATTCGCGCCGGCGAGTTCGACGTGATCGTGGCCGGCGGTCAGGAGTCCATGACCAACGCTCCGCACCTGCTCCCCAAGTCGCGGGAGGGGTTCAAGTACGGCGCGATCGAGATGCTCGACTCCATGGCGTACGACGGTCTCACCGACGCCTTCGAGAACATCGCGATGGGCGCCTCGACGGAGAACTACAACACCCGTCTCGGCCTCACCCGTGCCGAGCAGGACGCGGTCGCGGCCCTGTCCCACCAGCGGGCCGCCGCCGCCCAGAAGAACGGTCTGTACGAGGCGGAGATCACGCCCGTCGAGATCCCGCAGCGCAAGGGCGACCCGGTGGTGTTCTCGCAGGACGAGGGCATCCGCGCGGAGACCACCGAGGAGTCGCTGGCCAAGCTGCGCCCGGCGTTCAGCAAGGACGGCACCATCACCGCCGGCTCCTCCTCGCAGATCTCCGACGGTGCCGCCGCCGTGGTCGTGATGTCCAAGGCCAAGGCCGAGGAGCTGGGCCTGGAGTGGCTCGCCGAGATCGGCCCGCACGGCAACGTGTCCGGTCCGGACAACTCACTGCACTCGCAGCCCGCCAACGCCATCCTGCGCGCCGCCGAGCGGGCCGGGCTCACCGTCGGTGACCTCGACCTGATCGAGATCAACGAGGCGTTCGCGGCCGTCGCCGTCCAGTCGATGAAGGACCTGGGCGTCGGCACCGAAAAGGTGAATGTCAACGGCGGCGCCATCGCGCTCGGCCACCCCATCGGCATGTCCGGCGCCCGACTGGTGCTGCACCTGGCGCTGGAGCTGAAGCGGCGCGGCGGCGGCGTCGGCGCGGCCGGCCTGTGCGGCGGCGGCGGCCAGGGTGACGCGCTGATCGTGCGCGTGCCCAAGGCGTAG